From Phalacrocorax carbo chromosome 8, bPhaCar2.1, whole genome shotgun sequence, a single genomic window includes:
- the TRAPPC2L gene encoding trafficking protein particle complex subunit 2-like protein isoform X1 codes for MAVCIAVIAKEVGPRGLTGANYPLYIRSVPTENELKFHYTVHTSLDVVDEKISAMGKALVDQRELYLGLLYPTEDYKVYGYVTNSKVKFVMVVDSSNTALRDNEIRSMFRKLHNSYTDIMCNPFYNPGDRIHSRAFDNMVNSMMMQVC; via the exons ATGGCGGTGTGCATCGCCGTGATCGCCAAGGAGGTGGGGCCGCGGGGCCTGACGGGGgcg aactATCCCCTCTACATCCGGAGCGTTCCAACTGAAAACGAGCTGAAGTTTCACTACACTGTGCACACTTCCCTCGACGTTGTGGATGAAAAGATCTCTGCAATGGGCAAGGCTCTCGTAGATCAGAGGGAACTGTACCTAGGGCTCCTCTACCCCACTGAAGACTACAAGGT ATATGGCTACGTGACAAATTCAAAGGTGAAGTTTGTTATGGTGGTGGATTCTTCAAACACAGCACTTCGAGACAATGAGATCCGCAGT ATGTTCCGAAAGCTGCATAATTCATACACGGACATAATGTGTAACCCTTTTTATAACCCTGGGGACCGTATCCATTCCAG